GATCAGCAGTGAACCCCTCAGAGCTGCTGAGTGCATCATGTGGACAAGGAGGACACAGCAAGACAAGTGCTGAAGGGGCacctggtcccaaaacaaaaaccatgaatAGGGgttgaaatgatagcacagtgggtggggcctTTGATGCACAAggttcccaagcaccacagaACATTGGTTGAGGAATAAAAACTATGGTTTCTGCTGCCCAGGTGTCTGCCTGACTTAGAGTCAACTTAGTACCAGATCACTTGGTGTATATCATTCCTCTTCCTTTCAGTCAAACCAGAGTCCCTGGAGAGCCACTTGAGATCAACCAGCTTTATTGCCTAAAGAAAGGCCAGTCCTTGTGTGCAAGTAGTCAAACAGTCTGACTCTGAAGCCAGCCACTTTCTGACTCTCTGGGAAAGCTATTTAAACCTTAACTTCAGTTTAATCATCTAAAAATTGGGATTATGGATCTTGCCTGAGAGGATTGTTGGGAGGATCAAATGAGATAATGCATAGAAAGGGTTTAACCTCAAGCCTGCCTGGAGGAAGAGTTCACTAAAACACTCCTGACCATAATTATCCATAGTAGCTCCTGGCCTCATGTGTATGTGTCTCATCTTCGTCCAACCAGGACCTATATTTGTTAAGGTTTGGTTTGCCTGCAAAGGAATAAGAACCCCAAATAGGAGATATGGAAAAAAGACACAAATTAACATGTTCTCACACAAAATCTGGATGGCTGGACAAGGGTAGAAAACAGTTTCCCAGTATCTCAGACCCAGACactctcagtgtgtgtgtgtgtgtgtgtgtgtgtgtgtgtgtgtgtgtgtgtgtgtgtgtgtgtgtttggggccacaccgatgggtgctcagggcttactgctggctctgtgctcacagatcattcctggtggtgctcaggtggccatagatgatgctggggaatcaaaataaagtcagagtgcaaggcaaatgccttaactctgaACTTCCTCTCCAGGCCCGAGATACTACCTGTTGTAGTGGAGTGGGTCTATGGCCTTTACTTCATGGTCAAGGTGGCAGAAGCCAAGCCCTATGCAGCAGAATAAAGACAGAAAGTAATGAACAGTTGCTTGTGAACTCCCATGGAGAAGGTTCTGAAAGTGGTTGCATTCAAGTTTCTGTTGAGATCCCATGTGAGTGGTCACATGACCACTCACAGCTGCAAAGAAGCTGGGAAATGTCAATATTGTGGGACAGTGCTAACACTGGACAGAGTGGAGAATGACAGGGGGCTACCATGAGGAGATCCTGTCTCAAGTCCTAAAAATGAGGAGACCAGCTACTGTTCTCCACAGTCACTCCAGGAGCCCATCTGCACCTGAATAAATGGAAATAGAACTGGAATTCAGGCCTCCTGCTGAGCAGAGTGAGGCTTGATCCAGAGAACCACATCTATCACCTGTCAAGGCAGGAGGGACATCAGAGAGCCCGCTGACTGGCCCTCTGTGCAAAGTAGAAGCTGGGAAGGACACAGTAGTACAGCCAGCAAGGAGACttgatggtattcccaccagcctAGGAAGGCCACAACCACATGCCAAAGAAACAGGCAAGTCTGCAATGGTTGACCGTGATTGGCCTACTGTCTTTTGGCCTCTAACATTTTCTTCTCCCCAAAACCTTTGACTAGAATGAAAAGTTCAACTGCACCTCTCTACCCTAGGGTTCCTGAGCCAAGTTAGTGTGAAAGTAGCTACAAAGGGGCAGTGACCCCATCACAGATGCACTGGATGTCCTCCAGGATAGCTGTGCAAGGGCACAGGTGGGGGCGGAACACCTGGTTTTTCAGGCCCCGCTCAATCTATCACTACAGTCACTCTTcctttcctggctctgcctcataTTCACCTCAGAAGTAGTTTCTCTGGGCTAGACTCCTGACTTGCTGACTCTGCTTTCCTAACCGGCTCCCCAGATTTCCATGCACTGAGTTTGGGATCCAAAGGACTGAATGGATTTTGAGTTTAGCTTGACACAGTGAGTCTGTCagtgccatttctgtgacagaGTCTGTCAACTTCTAATCCCAGGGGCTGGGAGTGACCAGGCTCCCCCAAGGGTCTGCTAGTTCTCTTCCTTACACTAAACTGGACccttccatacacacacacacacacacacacacacacacacacacacacacacacacacaccaggtgcCATCATAGAGCATGCAACTGTTTCTACCTTCAAACTCTTCCATATTTATCCAGGCTTTGCTGAAATCATCCTCCATGAGGGATCACCCAGGATTTGCTCCCCACAACTCCCCTCTCCCTTTTACTGAGAACAGGAGCACTTCCTGCAGTGTACCTGATGCCCCTATGAGAATGAGTTTCTGGAGGGTGGGACTTGTTCTCCATGTCACCAGCATCTGTCAGCAGCTGGCTGACAGAGTGCATTGATCTTCACACCAATCTTCACACTGGTCCTTTGAAGTAGAGGTGGCTAGGAAGTTTGGCCTGGCTCTGACCCAACTGGCTGTAAATATGGAGGGTGACACAGGCTGTGGGAGTGCCCCTCCAGCCCGGCTCACACTCCTCTGGTGACTACTCAGTGATTCCACCACATGTGCCCCTTCCCCAGGGGCAAGGCTCTCTTTGGCCATCTATTCGGCCTCACAGGAGACAACCCATGAAGTTGACAACCTTCCATAGTGGCTATCTCTGCAGTAGGGCCTCCTCTTCCATTTCTGTCCCCGCCTGCCTGACTGAGATGATTGCCTTTGACCTCCAGACCACACACCGGGCACCTCAGGTCTCACATCCTTATGTGTTTCCAGGAatacttgttcatttttttcctttgagaaggCCAGGAGAGCTCCACATGGAGGAAGATGATAGTTTCTAAGAAACATTGGTTACCAGCCACCCTGCTCTTTTGTTCCCCTCAGATCTGGTGCTGCTTGGAGACCTGAGGCTTGTTGGAGAAGAAGACTTATTAGATTCTGTGTAGATAGAAAATGGCTGCCATTATTATCTTATATTATCAACAtccttttcctctcccttcttcattcttcatttttgggccatatttggctgtactcaaagatcatttctggtggtgctaggAAACCATTTAGGGTACAGGAAtccaactacatgcaaggcaaatgcccacatGCTGTTATCTCTATGTCTTGGCCTTATGTTCTTGCCTGGCAGAATAAAACCTTTTGCATCTGCCTCCAATTGGGGTACCTGCCCCCATGAATTAGCTGACCTCCTACTAGAGAAAATAAGCCCAAAACTGTATGTCCAGATGCCTGGTTCCCTGTCATGGCCCAAAGGAGAGATGAAAATAATGGCAGggaatgcagagagagagagggaacagACACTGTGAGGCATGAGTCTCTCCTCAGACTGAACAGCCAGCACAGAGAACTCCTCTGTCACTGTTCCTGTGACCCAGACAGGATCCCTGCAATCACAACAGGCATTCTGCCACCTTCTTCCCTAGGACCTGTCTGTCCTGCTGGCCTGTAGAGACCTCAATAATGTCCTTCATGATGTCCTCAAATATTCACTAATCCCCAGGGGCCTGTTGCCCTTTGCCCAACTTGGTGGAGCATAACCTAGAGTCAGTCTCCTTTGAGTCTAATCCCCCACCTTCCATCACACCTATGACCCAGTCTTGAGCCAGACACCCTTGAGCAAGAGAGAGCAGGCTGAGAACCAGACCCTAGCCAGCAGGGCCCTCGCTGGCTGAGCAAGGAGGGAGTGGGGAACCGTAAGGACTGTTTCAAGTGGCGCCTGCCAAGGCCATGCCAGTTCCTGGTGGGTCAGCAGCATTTAGCAGGACAGAAACCTTGGGACCATCAGGCTCTGTGGGTCATGTCAGGGATTGTCTGCACTGAGGCTGTGAAGAGCGACCCACCCGCTGTTTTACCTCACGGGCTCAATGTGGCTCCTCAGCTGTAACTAAACTCATGTGTAATTTGATAAGTGGGAGCAGGCTCACATTTTATAGGGTAATTAAATCTCTGAGAGCAGCTTAATTCTTCCTGGGGTCTCTGGTCCCTGAGGTAGGTCCCTATTCTCACTCTTTGCCCCTCATTGTGGTCAAGGCCAGGGATCCTTCCTGGCCCCACCCACTCCTTGCTCCAAAGGGCCTCATCAGGGCACAGACTTGGGGATGTTCTACACACACAGTGTTCACAGAGCAGGGAAAGCCCAAGAAAAGCCCTGTGTCCATGTCTTCACAGGACTGCAAAGCTGAGGGCTGGAGGAAGTGGACTTCGGTGCTTTTCAGCCTCGACTGGGCTGATCCCAATCCTGCAAAGGGCCCCTTCGGATAGAACCTAACATGTAAGAAGGGATCTCAGGGAGGAAACCCTGAAGGCTCCTCATTCCCTGATTCTGTGATGTCAGACAAATGGCTCCGTCTGCCTAAATTCAATCTCCTTATCTCATGAGTGATGTGATGGCAGTTCCACTAGCTGCAGTGGAAGCAATAGGTTCAGTagatagggcatctgtcttgcacatggccaacctcggttcaatcacagcaccccatatggtcctccaagaccaccaagagtgattcctgattgcaaagccaagtgaaacccctgagcatcgctggatatcgccctttccccccccccccacctacaAAACAATCAAGAGTCTTCAGCTTCTTAGCTATCATGGAGCCAGGTGAGTCTGAAGAATGAGGGGTGTGATGAACAGTCAGCATTCTGGGTTCTAACCAAGGCATTTAGGGTTATTCTGAGTCAGGGGCCTAGGCTCTTAAACCCGAtttgactgtttccagagtcagAGCCTGGGGCCTCAGAAGCTCAGTTTGAGGTGGGAGACTTTAGTCTGAGTAAATTTTCCCACCAACCAGGGAACTGTCCTGATAGGAAGTTGTGTGTTCCCTTCAAGATCTGGCTAGCTCTCAGAGGCCAAAGTCTTCTCCATTCCCTCTCTGAGGTTCTGGGTTCCAGACAGCTCTCCCAGGCCCAGAAAATGCAGCTGTGAAGCTGCCTTTCCAGACCCCCTTCCTGGATGCCTGTGCGGGCACCTGTTCATTGGCGCCTGTTTGCTTCTTCTCCACCAGAATCCCTGAACTTGCTTGGTTCTTTCTCCTCCCCTGAGGGGTCCCATGACTCTTTTCACTGGTTTCCAGTCCTGAGCTTGAGGATTCCCTGGGCACAGGCTCAGAAAGGCCCATGGTGGCTTGTGAAGGTAAACTATGCTGAGGAGAGACCCCAACCCAGGAGGAGGGGGCAGCTCAGCCCACGTGGCCGCCTGTGAGCTTGTTCCTCAGCATATGCTTACAGATTTTTTTGTTACATAATTGAggtatttttttccctccttatTTTAGATCCTGGCACCATCTGCCCTGTTTTTTATGCCTCACTAGCTCAGGCTGGAGGTTAGATCTGGCCTGGCCACTAGCTCTATCTCTCCCTAACAAGCCACTTGGGGTCATGCTTCCTTCTATGTAAAAATGGATTGATAACTGTGTCCTGCCCACCTCTGGGTTATTGCTAGGGAGAACCAGCTGTGTGATGTGCCCAGATGTGCCCACCAGGCATCTGGCAGCCCCAGCAGGAGCCTGCTGAGCTGATGGTATCTCTGCTTCCCACCTCTGTATTTGCACTAAGAACTTCACACCAATTGTAGAACCAGGCTTTATCTGAAAGAGAGGTGCTCAGTTttcaaaaggggggggggggaagtaggCTGGACAGTTAGTATAGCAAAGAGAGTgtacttgcacatggccagctgggttcaatctcagcatcccacccccaacccaaccaggagtgattcatgagtacagtgccaggggcacattgtggcacaaaaacaaaatgagaggGGAGATGTTAGCTGCCTCCCATAACCCTCAAAATGGATGGCACATGCCATCTGAGGTCAGGATGGGCCAGGCCACTGTCCCCTGCTCACACTGCCTTGTGAAACCTGGTGGCATGTCCATCAGAgccatgagcactgtcagaagaaGCTTATACAAAGTTTCTCAGCTCCAGCTCTCACTAAGGAGGACTGAGTGCCAAGAAGGCATCTGACCAGCAGCCCTGTCCCCACTGGGCAAAGTTCTGCTGGTCAGGCTCTGTGGCAAGCCCACGTCCTCCACTGAAGTGCTAGATTGAGCCATTTGTCCAAGGCCAGTTGGGGGCAAAGTGGGAGGACAGGGGAAAGGGCTAACCTCATAGGCACTGGGGTAGGTTGAAGGTCATCATGGATGCTCGAATCCCACAGCAGGGCCCAGTGTGAGTCTGCTAACTAACGAGGCCCTGCGTGCCCAGCTCTGGATAACCCTGTGCAGCTCTGGAGCAAGCCTCATAGCCTCACTGACCTAGCAAAGCCTTGGAGGAAGGATGCTTGGGCGGAGCTGCCCACTGGCACCCCCACGGGCTGTGCCTGCTCTGCCATCTGTTCTCAGCAGGACAAGTGACCAGAAGCCAGCAGCAGCCTCTGGAAGGCCTCTACTCCTGGGAATGGAGGCCTCCCAAACAGGGATCAGCAGCTCTGGGAGGCACTTCAGGAATTCTCAACCAACTAGGTTTGAGAACGTGGCTAGGCCACTTCCAGGATAGCCCCAGAggttgtgtgtggggggtggggtggggggggggaaccatgtgatgcttAGAATTAAATATCAGAGTAGGGTTTGTGCTAGGCATGTGCCTAAACTGTTGTACTGTTTCCCAGCTTCTTACCCTACATAATCGGGGGACTCTGTGCCAAGACACAGCAGTGAGGTCCAGGTTCCTGGACACTTGACCAGCTTAGTGCCCTTGTCCAGGTGAGACTGAGTCCTTTCCCCATTCTGGATTTCAGTTGCCCTCTGTGAAAGGGGAATGACACCTGCAAACGGGAATCTAGCTTCTCCAGCTTTGGATTTGCTGCTGGCCGTCTGCCTTCCTGGCCAGTTTCTATGTATTCAGGTGCACGGGAAACTCCAAACTTTGCATCCATTTTCgtttaataaaatgaatcatgAAAACAAAATCTCCCAAGATGTAAAAACGATATTCTGAGAGGCAAGCTCTATGATATAAAAGGTTCCTTTTAGTTGCATTAGCACAATGGTCATCAAATGTCCCTCTGAAGAACTTCAGTTCTGCTGTTAATTGACCAAGCCTGCAAGTCCTGCAGGCTTCCCTTCCCCCTGCAGATAGGGAGCTGAACTGGGAGCAGTCCTAACTTAAAGCAGAAAACTGTGTTCAAAaggcaaaaatttttgtttttgctcattagggatcctttcttcttctcccgCTGGCTGTAGGCCCCACGTTTCAGCCAGGCAGTTATTAAAAGAGCAGGAACTGTTTCTAAAGGGGCCTTTTGGCTCTCTACCCAGAGGGTACCAGTTCGGCACAAGTTCCGAGAACTAGGGGATCCCGCTGCGGAGGCAGGGCGCCCTCTAGTGGCAGCCGGTGTATGTGTTAGCACCATTTGAGACAGAAAGATCTGGGAAAgtgtatttatttgtgtgtgtgtgtgtgtgtgtgtgtgtgtgtgtgtgtgtgtgtgtgtgtgtgtgttgtgtgtgtgtgtgttagcacCAGGTGAAACATGAAGGGGATCTGGACCCTGTCATGGGTGGGGATtatggagaagaatatgtatgtatgtatgtatgtatgtacgtacGTACGTGTTATCACCAGGTGAGAAAGGAacatctgtgtgtatgtgtgttagcACCATGTGAGACAGGAAGATCTGgggaagtgtgtgtatgtgtttgtgtgtgtgttagcaCCAGGTGAGACATGAAGGGGATCTGGATTTTGCCATGGGTGGGGAGTATGgagaagtgtgtgtatgtgtgtgtgtgtgtgtatgtgtgtgtgtgtgtgtgtgagtgagagagagagagagacagagagagagagagagagagagagagagagagagagagagatgtgagaTGAGCAGAAATCTGGACCTGCCTGGggtagggagagaaagagacaaaggaaggaaggaggagaaagaaaaggacaggGGATCATGTGAagtggcaggcagggaggagacATGTAGTATTTGGCCTTTCACACAGTGGCCCTGCCAGGATCTGCATCCCCCACCCTCAGCTAAACCCAGCATAGCCACAGACCACAAAAGCCCACCTTATGCCTGTGAGAAATGGAGGAGCTTTACAGGTGGAAATCTCCAGGATAGCCCCAAGTCTTTCATGGACAGTAGCTCTGAATCACTGTGTGTGGGCTGGTGAGAAGCACCGGTGGAGGAAGGGTACAAACAGGCCATGAACAGAGCTAATCAGAGGAGTTTCGGGTAACTGAACAGAAAAGCACAAGCACAACAAATGTgcgtttctgttgagttttttgCTTTGGTGGCCAACCTAGCAaggttcaggacttactcctggctctgtgctcaggatattactcctgaaagtgctggggataaaactaaCAAACACCACATgcgaagcaagcaccttaccccagACTATCCAGCCCTGAAATGTGCATTGTTTCGACTGTCCTGGCATGAACACGCAACTTGGGCCACTTTGAagcagcaaaaaaaattaaaaaatgttatttgcatATCCTCTATGGACTGCAAATTCATGTACTCCAGGCTGCCTTAAGGATCaaacaagatgaaaaaaatattttgagttcaTACCTGGGCttaataactaaaaaaatttgGGTTCTAATttataataagtatttttttttataggaaaTCAGTTCCATGACTATGGAGGCACAATGTCTGCTGAACGTCCTGTCCTGGGTCTCTAGAGGTTAAGACAGAAGCTGAACCCCACCTACACCTAGCCCGACCCCAAGTCCCACATCATCCCTTCAACCCCCAAGCTCAGCAGTTCACTGGATATAGATGCGGTCGGACACTGCTCCGGGGAAGTGGGTGACGATCTGCATGCGAAGCCACCAGTAGTAGTCCATGGGGTGGTAGCGGGTGTAGGGGGCGTCGGCGGTCAGGGCGTGGCTGACGGCCTCGACCACGGAGGACGTGTCCGTGGAGCCGCTGCTGCAGTAGGTCTGCATGGTGCGGATCTTCTGCTCGAAGTACTCGCGGCCGTAGTCCTGCCGCACCACCTCGGGCAGTTCGGCCCACATCTGCTGGGCGATGGCCCGGAGGCGCTCGGGGCTGTAGAGGCTTGTGGCCGCGATGAAGTTGCCGGGCTCCACCACGCTGACCTTCACGCCCAGCGGGAGCATCTCGTAGCGCAGGCAGTCGGAGAAGGCCTCCACGCCGAACTTGGTGATGCAGTAGGGTGAGCGCGCCGGGTTGGCCATGCGGCCCAGCATGCTGCTGATGTTGACCACGCGGCCTGCCAAGGGCGACACAAGCCGGCTGGGAGCCACGCCAGAGCACTGGGCGCCCGGGCCTGAGTTTCCCCCCTGCAACCCGGGtttccctgagtgccacccaagGTCTAGGATcttgtcattcttttttgttttgttttgtttttgagtcccaCCCCCGCAGCGCTCAATTAGGAGTTCCtaattctacgctcagaaatcgctcctggcaggctcaggggaccatatgggatgccaggattagaaccaccatccttcagcatgcaaggcaaatgccctactccatgcaatctctccggtcccttggcCAGCTAGTTGCAGGCAGAGGCATCAGCAccctctacctccctccctccctccagtgGCTGCAGGCAGCTTATGAGAGGAAAGACAGCGGGAGCCATCAAGTCAAGGCATTTGGGCCTTGCCCCCAGCCTGTCTGCACTAAGAGACTCACCAAGTAGTGCGCGGCAGAGTAGGATTCTGCACTGACTCCTGATTAGGACTCTGGGTTCTGCAGGGTGACCTGATCTGTGGGTGCCCCAAGAAGGCCGGGGCCCTGGTAGCCCCAGGATGTGTGAGCAGGCTCCACTCTGGGCCCCAAGCTGGCACCTTTCAGAAATTTCTAAGTTCAAAGTTGCTGGAGAACTGAAATTCTTTGGGTGATCACTGCATTCACCCTGATATCAAGAGAACTTTGGGATGGATTTATGGTtcttcctggtagtgctcaggagaccatcatATAGGTTCCTGGTAATGAACCTGGAACAGCCACGGGCATggaaagtaccctacccactatactatctctctggtccccttccatttttttgagggaggagcTTAAGAGATGGGGGGCCTTATTAATGGTTCTCGGCCAATATCACCAGTGGTTCAATGCAGGGCCTAAGGATGAAGTATTGCTTGGGCCTGGTAGAGTGGGGGACACTCAGGCCACTGCAGTGATGCTAACGGCTCTCCAGGCTGCAACCAGGGCAccctatggtgctgggaatcaaaactacCCAGATATGTGCCAAGTGTCCCTAACTGCCATGTGATCTCCCTGGCTCTTCCCTCTTTGCTCAATTGTGATTTTAGGAGGAACACTCAGAATCAGAGACTTTAGATCATTTGCTGGCCTTTGACCACATAGCCTGTATTAGAGGtgtgtttattttccaaatatctaATCTTGATTATTAGTACTTTTTATTCAATGCCACAAttacctatttttgtttgtttggaggccattcctggtggtgtggGGATCCAAGGGATCCAAGAGGATGGAACCTGCGGTCCCTTGGCATTTTTCCCCTTGCCACAATCATCTCATTGCTGACAGCAGTCTCTTCAGAGAATAAACCAAAACTGACCTCGCCACATCCTAAAGGATGCCTGATGGGCATACACAGTTCTGAGCTCTGAGTGACCACTGCTCTAGATTAGGCTTCCCAGGGGTGACGGTTAAGGTAGAATCTTTAAGTCCTTTGCTGACCTCTCACCTACCCAACTTTCTAGAAATAACACAtccctccccctgcctgtctGGTCCCTGGCCCCTCTGCTTGACTCCCACGTCATGTGCCAAGTATTACTGGCTGGTTGTGGCCACCTGCTAGCATTTGATTCTGTGCATAGATTTGAAGTCTCTTTCCAACTCACCTTTGGCCCTTCGGATGAGGGGTAGAAAGGATTTTGTGGTCCGCACTGTGCCCCAGAGGTTCACTTCTGCCACCTCCTTGTAGGTCTCCATGCTGGTGAATTCTACCTCCCCGAAGGTCGAAATGCCTGCATTGTTCACCAGGCCCCACAGGCCTGGAGAGGAACAGACACATGCTTATCCTAAGGGCTCATGCTCAGACACTCCCCATCACCTCTGTCACCTCCCCAGGCCCCCAGAAGGCTTTGGAATCAGTAAAAATGAGCGGACCACTGCTGGCTGGGACATTTGGTGTTACGCCTGGGACAATTCATTCTCTTTCCTCTGCCCATGTAAGTACTCTTGATCCTTCATGGCCTGGTCCCCCATGTCCCTCCTTGCCTTAGTCCCTTCCAGCACCCCTTATGCCCTGCACGGGGCCTGTCTCTTCATTCCTGCCTTAGTCTCTGCTTACATGTTCCCGCTAGTCAGAAATCAAGGAGCTTCAATAGCCTACAAAGCCATGGCCTCTTTGGAGAGCCAGAGAAGACACTGATGTTCAAggccaacagcaacaacaacaaaaaagatttagcCTAGCCCTGGGCTGGAGTTGGATAACAGGCTTGCTCCCCACActctactgtgtgtgtgtgtgtgtgtgtgtcctaaagcaaaaaattatttcctaaaaGTCAGGCTCAGGGATATGTGGTTCTTAAAGATTTTacaggtgtttgtgtgtgtgtgtgtgtgtgtctgtgcgtgtgtgtgtgtatgtgtgtgtgtgtgtgtgtgtgtgtggcaggttcCCTGGGGGTGCATTTTGCATTTAACTTGAGACATGATCCTCCAGCCAAGGAAACAGAGGCTTTGAGGGGGGTGGATAGGCTCAGAGAGACCCCCCCTCAGgacttttatgttttggggtgtGAGATTTCGCTCAGCAGGAATCTCAAGAGAGTTTGCATCCTCTGGCTTTGGTGTGAAAATCCTCCTGCTTGGGTTTCCCCAGGCCAAGATAGCTTCTAGCCAGAGAGAGTCTCAGCCCCAGGGGACAGGCCATCCCTGTGGGAACCCTGGGTCTGCGTCAATCTCCCAGTTCATCATGGAAATGAGTCTGTGTGGATGACAGGGTAATTGGCTTCGAGCTGCCTTCCTTCCGTCTTACTGAATTAAAGCTTCATGAGCTGACCTCTGGGGCCTGCTCCTTCATTATGGAGAATTAGGACATTTATTAGGGGAAAGAAAATTGCTGGTTACCCAAGTGCTCCCACAAGTTTTCACTCCCACAGAAGCTGCCAGCGCCTGGTTTTCTTCGTGACCTCACAGTGACAGGAAGGACTCCAGTCAGCAGGAGAGCACCTCGGACACCCTCCTCCTCCCACTCTCTGGAAATTCTTGGCCTCTTTTTGGGAGAGAAGGAGGCTTCCCTCCCCCTAGCTCATCTCCCTGTCTCTCCCCAATAGTGCTCACAGTAGGTACATGGGTGTCTGTGAGTGCCTGTGAACAAACAGCTCCCTATGTCCTAGAGAGCCTTCTAGGTTCTCCCacttcactgtccctcaggctGCTCTGTAACCAGGCTCTTGCCTACATCAGCTTCACCTTCCTCTCCATTTCTCTGCCCTGCTCTGTTTTCTCACAGGGCTGCAAGCCATCAACACTGTCCCTCACCTCCCAGTCTTCATTCTCTTCCGCCCCACTCCAGGACGTGAGTTTCTGACACCCTCCCTCCACACTGGAGCCTCGACTACTGCAAGACCCAGTATCATCACCAACCCCTGTCATTTTTCTCCCTCTTGACTCCATAGATACAGGAGTCCCCCACCTCCTGTCCTAGACTCCCCACACCACTCAAATCTCAAATATCACTATATGTTTAGGCAGCCTAGTCTTGTGCTTATAGAATTTTCCTAGTTGCGTTTGATTCCCACTGGATCATATGGCATATCACATGACCTAAAAGTGTCTTATTTTtgttgggaggggggcacactcaatggcactcaggtgttacacctggctctgcactctgaaattgcttctGATGGGgtgggtagaccatatgggatacctgagatcaaacctggtttggccacgtgcaaggcaaacacctccctgctatgctatagctccagtcctaAAAGTgccttttctttatataaaagggAATGGGAGAGCAGGGTG
This window of the Suncus etruscus isolate mSunEtr1 chromosome 6, mSunEtr1.pri.cur, whole genome shotgun sequence genome carries:
- the BDH1 gene encoding D-beta-hydroxybutyrate dehydrogenase, mitochondrial, giving the protein MGTCGREEADHSSSVSTMLTARLTRPLYQLLGRIGCVYERGNEPRHSLLLHATTSVLTVGHRTFADDAEKLDEQVVGKAVLVTGCDSGFGLSFAKHLHSKGFLVFAGCLMKDKGNNGVQELDSLKSERLRTIQLNVCESEEVEKAVESVRAGLEDPEKGLWGLVNNAGISTFGEVEFTSMETYKEVAEVNLWGTVRTTKSFLPLIRRAKGRVVNISSMLGRMANPARSPYCITKFGVEAFSDCLRYEMLPLGVKVSVVEPGNFIAATSLYSPERLRAIAQQMWAELPEVVRQDYGREYFEQKIRTMQTYCSSGSTDTSSVVEAVSHALTADAPYTRYHPMDYYWWLRMQIVTHFPGAVSDRIYIQ